A genomic window from Nomascus leucogenys isolate Asia chromosome 10, Asia_NLE_v1, whole genome shotgun sequence includes:
- the LOC100596832 gene encoding cytochrome c oxidase subunit 7A1, mitochondrial: protein MVDESEEQDSPHPSPSPSPAASPAVTLRAAGGAWGSWTGEGHACPWAERGGDFGGRGRGRMQALRVSQALIRSFSSTARNSFQNRVREKQKLFQEDNDIPLYLKGGIVDNILYRVTMTLCLGGTVYSLYSLGWASFPRN, encoded by the exons ATGGTGGACGAATCCGAGGAGCAggactccccccaccccagccccagccccagccccgctGCGTCCCCAGCTGTCACGCTGCGCGCAGCGGGTGGGGCCTGGGGTTCCTGGACAGGGGAGGGCCACGCGTGTCCTTGGGCGGAGAGGGGAGGTGACTTCGGTGGAAGAGGACGAGGCAGAATGCAGGCCCTGAGG GTGTCCCAAGCGCTGATCCGCTCCTTCAGCTCCACCGCCCGGAACAGCTTTCAGAACCGAGTGCGCGAGAAACAGAAGCTCTTCCAG GAGGACAATGACATCCCGTTGTACCTGAAGGGCGGCATCGTTGACAACATCCTGTACCGAGTGACAATGACGCTGTGTCTGGGCG GCACTGTCTACAGCCTGTACTCCCTTGGCTGGGCCTCCTTCCCCAGGAATTAA